The Sebastes umbrosus isolate fSebUmb1 chromosome 4, fSebUmb1.pri, whole genome shotgun sequence genome has a window encoding:
- the adck2 gene encoding uncharacterized aarF domain-containing protein kinase 2, whose product MMKMMATFAARAALLNLRNSLQKAGSFTRSRLIQTSRTCLVKRGHLLTQIPKVTLLCWGAVNASSCAARCQEAILPRQADKKSLVKVQVHKVVFFLRLSLRALVLLLKFGPLLLLCPLALMSTRLVSYWLDALLWVTETSGPTFIKLGQWASTRRDIFPQEFCERFSRLHVKVRPHSWTYTKQCLRRAFGEGWRKVLMFESKEPVGSGCVAQVYRGWAKADQVEDPAFQSVVEEMEKEDMLEAWEIPGLGGVARSLWQLWRGSKEEESYEERSLFSGAEKEHLIPVAIKVVHPGVRRQVEIDLMLMKTGSWLVQCLPGLKWLSLWEIVDEFEKLMTKQIDLRFEAKNIERFQENFRNVDYVKFPTPLRPFVTRSILVETFEESEPVSNYLSPEIPQEVKNRIARMGIETMLKMVFVDNFVHGDLHPGNILVHRGGPLPGSTDGAGTSGEAHGKTTLTDLWDTVVVSVRPDPCPLQLVLLDAGMVAQLSDYDLANLRAVFTAVVLHQGERVAELILNHARANECQDVPRFKKEMAQLVDKALSNTLSLGKFQVGELLSRVFGLLIEHKVKLESNFASVVFAIMVLEGLGRTLDPNLDILDLIKPVLLKKCASVL is encoded by the exons atgatgaagatgatggccACCTTTGCAGCCAGAGCAGCCCTCCTCAACCTGAGGAACTCTTTGCAGAAAGCAGGCTCCTTCACCAGAAGCAGACTCATCCAGACCTCCAGGACCTGTTTGGTTAAAAGAGGGCACCTTTTAACCCAGATCCCCAAGGTGACGTTGCTGTGTTGGGGTGCAGTCAATGCATCATCCTGTGCAGCCAGATGCCAGGAGGCAATTCTTCCACGCCAAGCTGACAAAAAGTCTCTAGTCAAAGTCCAAGTTCACAAAGTTGTGTTTTTCCTGCGCCTCAGCCTTCGTGCATTGGTGCTGCTCCTCAAATTTGGCCCCCTGCTCCTCCTGTGCCCCTTGGCTCTGATGTCCACTCGCCTGGTGTCTTACTGGCTGGACGCCCTGCTGTGGGTGACTGAAACATCTGGTCCCACTTTCATCAAGCTGGGTCAGTGGGCCAGCACCAGGCGGGACATCTTCCCTCAGGAGTTCTGCGAGCGTTTCTCCAGGCTTCACGTGAAGGTGCGTCCTCACTCCTGGACCTACACCAAGCAGTGTCTCCGCAGGGCTTTCGGGGAAGGCTGGAGGAAGGTTTTAATGTTTGAGAGCAAAGAGCCGGTGGGTTCGGGATGTGTGGCGCAGGTGTACAGAGGTTGGGCGAAGGCGGACCAGGTGGAAGACCCGGCCTTCCAGTCGGtggtggaggagatggagaaagaagacatgttgGAAGCCTGGGAGATCCCTGGTCTGGGAGGAGTGGCCAGGTCCCTGTGGCAGCTCTGGAGGGGGagtaaggaggaggagagctatGAGGAGAGAAGTCTCTTCAGCGGAGCAGAGAAGGAGCATCTGATACCTGTGGCTATCAAG GTGGTCCATCCAGGCGTCAGGAGGCAGGTGGAAATTGACCTCATGCTGATGAAAACGGGCAGTTGGCTCGTGCAGTGCCTGCCCGGACTCAAGTGGCTCAGTCTGTGGGAGATAGTAGACGAGTTTGAGAAGCTCATGACCAAACAG ATTGATCTCCGTTTTGAGGCCAAGAACATCGAGCGTTTCCAGGAAAATTTCCGCAATGTGGATTATGTCAAGTTCCCAACTCCGTTACGCCCATTCGTCACTAGGAGCATCTTAGTGGAAACTTTTGAA GAGAGTGAGCCCGTATCTAACTACCTGAGCCCCGAGATCCCTCAGGAGGTGAAGAACAGAATAGCCAGGATGGGAATAGAGACCATGCTGAAGATG GTTTTTGTGGACAACTTTGTCCACGGGGATCTCCATCCCGGGAACATCCTGGTCCACCGTGGGGGGCCTCTTCCTGGTTCCACTGACGGTGCCGGTACATCAGGGGAGGCCCACGGTAAGACCACCCTCACCGACTTGTGGGACACGGTGGTGGTCAGCGTCAGGCCGGACCCGTGTCCTCTCCAGTTGGTGCTGCTGGACGCCGGCATGGTAGCCCAGCTCAGCGACTACGATCTTGCTAACCTCAGGGCTGTCTTCACAGCTGTGGTGCTGCATCAG GGTGAGCGAGTGGCAGAGTTGATCCTGAATCACGCTCGGGCCAATGAGTGCCAGGATGTGCCGCGGTTTAAGAAGGAGATGGCCCAGCTGGTGGACAAGGCCCTCAGCAACACGCTCTCTCTGGGAAAG ttCCAAGTGGGTGAATTGCTCTCCAGAGTCTTTGGTCTACTCATCGAACACAAG GTGAAGCTGGAGAGTAATTTTGCCTCTGTTGTGTTTGCCATCATGGTACTGGAGGGTCTCGGCAGGACACTCGATCCCAACTTGGACATCCTGGATTTGATCAAACCTGTGCTGCTGAAGAAGTGTGCCTCAgtgctctga